CCCCATGCCCagctggccgtgcaccgcttgGAGAACCGCCCTGCGAAGTGACTgcggcaccaccagctgccatcTGACCTCGCTGCTGGAgcgtacatacagtaccaccctCAGCGCAGCATGCTGTCCCTCACCAGCAAGGCCTCCCACAGTATGCAGAGCACCTTCATGGACTTAGGGTGAGGGCCGCCGCCCTTCAGCGGAGCACCGGCCGGATGTCGGGGTCTGCCTCCTGCTGCTGCGCCAGTTTCGCCAGGCCCACAGCAACTCCCTCTGGGTGACGCAATAATGTCTCTTGCCCATATTGAGCGCCCTGCTAAAGTATGCGACGACCCTCTCCCCGTCTGGCCCCTCCTGTACTAGCACTGTGCCCACCCCTGTATCACTGGCGTCTGTATCCAGCACATAGGGCAGCGTTGGATCTGGGAAGGCCAGGAAGAGAGCCCCCACCAGTGCCTCCCGCAGCCCCCGGAAGGCCGCCTCACAGTCCACGTCCCACACAAAATGCCCCCCTTCTCCTGAGGTGGTGCAGCGGGCCAGCGCGGCTGGCGAAGTCCTGGACAAACCTCCGGTAATAAGACACCAACCCCAGGAAACTGCGGAGCTCCTCCAGAGCACCGGCCAGTTGCGCACCGCGGCGACCTTCCCCGGGTGGCCCGCGGTCGTTACATTGGTGTTACTAGTGGGATGGAGCAGACAGAGGCCCTGAGCGGTGCGGTGAGAGAACCCTAGCCGAGATGGAGAGCCTGCCCAGATGGAGAGGAGCCCGCGGAGCAACCTGCTTTGCGTGTGCAGCCTGGAGGGACGGTTTGGGGTCGGCGGGAAGCTCGACTCTTCAGGCCGGGGCAATGTAGCGCCACATGGGGCGCTTTAGCCATGCGCATGCAAGGCTGGCTGAGAACAGCGCCTGGTGGTGGGGCTACAggactgtatatagtgggaCAGAGGCTGGGAGATGGTTCTGCAGTATGAATTCATCCTCACTAAACCAAGTTAAGGCTtgcaaattctaaaaaaaaagactcaagCATTTAATACTGCTTTTATGGGCAAAATGTAATGACTTCATTAGACATGCAATCGTACAACCTCTAAATTACAGTTTGTTGCAGATTGTCTATTGGGTGTAAAGATGATGATGATCATAAAAatgataattccttacacttacactccactcaaagtgttttacaggtaatggggatcccctccaccaccagtgtgcagccccacctggatgatgcgccagtcctctccccgcacaccagctctcagtggggaggagaggagagtaatgaagccaatatatagatggggattattaggcggCTATGATTgataagggtcaatgggaaatttgaccaagatgccagggtaacacccctaatctttttgagaaatgccctgggatttttaatgaccacagagagtcaggacctcggttttatgtctcatccaaaggacggatctttccctttttacagtgtagtgtccccgttactatactgggacattaggacccacagagacTGTAGGGTGAGCAACCCCTGCTGGacccattaacaccgcttccagcagcaacctcagcctTCCCAGGagcctcccctccaggtactgaccaagctcacacctgctgagcttcagtgggctgcctgtTGTGAGTTACcgggtgatgtggctgctggctcCATATGGGTGTGTGTCTCTACTTCGTGGTGGTAATGTTATTGTGATATGGTTTGTGAATTGCACAGATCAATCAAGTGGTTGCCACATTCCTACTAAAGAGTTTATGTTTTGCCTCAGAGAcatccaaaaataaaattaaatgtaatttttggttttgttttgtattctgtACAAGTTTCTTCTTCCTTCAGTTTACATTCAGAAAATTTGGAAAATCTTTAAATTTTCTTTATTGAGCAGCAGTAACAGACTGTTTTAGAGAACTGAAATGTAACTttgcaaaacagaacaaaaacgaATGCAGACAGTATCGAATGCATGATTGTCAAAATGACATATTGCTTGGCTGAGGGATGATAACTACATCTATATGGAGATAATATTTACAATTGAGATGGGACATTTCAGTCTGTCTATCTCCTTTGGTTTGTAGTAGCTAAGTGATCAAAGGCCCTAGACCAGTAATTTCTTGAAAgtcattacatgatctgtaaTTCCCGGAGCATATTCTATAAGCAATTTTCCTGAATTGTTTAAACTAGTGTTACCACAAACCTTCACTGCTAATATGTATTCATTGATAATTGTCACTGACTGTTCTCAACCTCTGGAAAGACAGAATTACAGATGATACAGTCACAATAACTGTTACTGTCCCTTGAACCTTTCTTCTAAAAGATACTTTGAAACTATCCTTCCATTACCGTTGGAAGTTGGTGTGATGATTATTACTAGATCATAAGACCTgtcttaaaaatataatttttactgAAATTATATTAGGGCTAGTGGTACAATATCCACTTTCTAAATATGTTCCTCTCAATTTATTCAAAGAGAAACATGAAATATGTTTACATGTTCTTATTGAAAAATCTGTAAAACATAAGCTAAAGTATAACCATTACTTTGTGGCTCCAGGTATTTAACTGTTTAAACAAAGATGCAGATAAACTCCTATTAATCATTGTCCAAGAGCTTCTGTTTTTTAACTGCTGAGTAAAAAACACCATATACAGAAGAAACTTATTTTTCCAAAGTGATTTTGAGCTCCATTTCatgataatacagtatatgtgttttaAGCTCAGACACCTACATCTTAAGAGCAGGAATAAATTAAAGAAGATGTTTTATATCTGTGTGAGGAAAGCAAGAAGGAGCTGTAGGATTGTTTTCCTAGAACACGTTGTGGAGTTGTGTGAAACATGACCCCAGCTCTGTAGGGGCTGTCATCAGGTCCCTACCCAGCTCACGTCTGGCCtacatgttttctgtgttttatttttgtgttggcTTGGCAGAAACACTGTGGTGTTTCTTATTAAAACTGGTTGCAGTTTCTTTCTTCAGAGCAGTCAGATTTacaatattgaaaaaaatgttctgttacGTATCaagatttatgttgcatttacaCTTGAAGATTCAGTAGGGATCCAGTTTTTCACTAACTGCACTTTTCCATGTAAACATAGTTTAGGCCCATATCTGGAGTTGTTTAAAAGTATAAtccatattatttttctttttaattaaattaattaattaaattaattaatgtcaGATAAAAACAATGAATGTCTGAAGTTCCTAAGACGAGAATTAAGGCAAAATGCAGGAGCCATTAAAAATCAAATCTGAAACTTTTAAAGTGAAAgacaatttatgttttttttatcagattATTCACAGGGTAATCTTCATTTTAGATCCTTTATTTACAAACAGGAAAATGTCATGCTCAATACCGATAGCCAcaatccatacagtatgtgtatcacAGAGTGTGATAATTTTGTCAATAGAAAACACTGATTATCAACAAAGCTGAATACATTCCCTTTACTTTGATGATTTAAACTGTTGGTATGAGATAAAATTGACTGtagatgttaaaataaaatagagacaaaattaaacaatttttttagGTGACAAGAAATCTGCAGGATCAAATATGACACTGAGaacattttaaagcaaataatcattttcaattaaattgaTTGTTTTAGTCCCATGGGATAATTGCTTAAGATAGAGTTGGATACAACAAATGTTTGATTTCTAGTCATTTGAGGTTCCCCACCGGTTTTTACAGTGTGAGATACTATAACCGTCTCATTCATTAGTAATATCAAGGTGTAGCTTGACAATGTgcttattatataaatatatacagtatataatctttTGTTAAAGGTTAAGTGtgttttttcatttaagaaacctttattttatgtaatttcAATGCTGTTTTAGATTTTAAGTTTCTATTAATCATTAAACAGCTGGCAGCCTATACAGTACAAGGTCTTTCAGTTTTAACTGGTGGCAGTTTTATTTCCAAAGACGTGGCAGTTCTTGTTCTGTATGCACCTCAAAATTGTCCAATTGCtcgaaaaaaaaactcagaagcTGATTGACATTTATCTCCTAGCAAAAGACTTTAGTGAATTCCCTGGCAGTTTCCGATCATCAGAAGGTGAGAAATGTGCTCtggacagtatacagtatatcatttttaGCAAGCTTTGTTATTCTTTACataattgattttctttttaaagtgtaCTTAGTTGATTTGATCAAATCACCATCAATGGCTGAATCTGGAATTTGGATTTATATTATAGCTTAAACATTATGTAAGattaaactgcaaaaaaacttGTAATAGATGGGCAATAGTTGTCTTTCTCTAAgttttttctctgtctttcaATATTTTCCCATCGCAAATCAGTATTTTGTTTAATGATTACACACCCTATAGTGCAGCAGTTTGTGAGTGTACAACACAGTTAAACAAAAATAGGACTTTCATTCTGTATTTAGGATATACTTTGCAGATGCTTTATGCTCTCTTAATTCCATGAGtgaataaatattgtattttctattttttctgaataaacattaaaattaaaggaattactgtatgttttcctaTTTAGAGCATTGAATGGACATTAAGTGATATTGGATTGCTACTCAATTACTATGCATTTTTAGGGCAATGGCTCCAATGTGGAATTTCTGAACCTATTTATTAGATTAATGCGAGCTGACAGATTATCAGCTTTGTGTTTTCGTATTTAATTGTGAAACTTTGATTTTCAGtaaatgattatttattttcattttaaagaacagAGTGAAGAATGGGGGACTGGACATTCCTGGGAAGACTGCTGGATAAAGTCCAATCCCATTCAACTGTGGTTGGGAAGATTTGGCTGACTGTCCTGTTTGTCTTCAGGATTCTGGTACTGGGAGCTGGAGCAGAAAAGGTCTGGGGTGACGAGCAGTCAGATTTCTTGTGCAACACACAGCAGCCTGGGTGTGAGAATGTGTGCTACGATAAGGCCTTCCCAATCTCCCACATTCGCTTCTGGGTTCTGCAGATCATCTTTGTGTCCACCCCAACCCTAGTGTACCTGGGACACGTCTTGCATGTTATCCACAAGGAAGAGAAGCTGAGGCAACGCAAGCTGAAAGAAGAACAAGATGGCAATCTGCttatgaaaaaaatcagtaagatCCCAAAATATACAGATGCTGATGGGAAAGTTAGAATCCAAGGCAATTTACTATGCAGTTATTTAATAAATGTGATCTTTAAAATTCTCTTTGAAGTGGGCTTCATTGTAGGCCAGTATTATCTGTATGGGTTTGTTCTGGACCCCGTGTTTGTATGTAACAGGAGCCCTTGCCCCTTCAAAGTCGAATGTTATATGTCCCGGCCGACCGAGAAgactattttcattttgttcatgCTTGTGGTAGCGTGTATATCTCTGCTTCTGAATGTCATTGAGATCTTTTACCTCTGTGGACGCAAGATTAGTTATGCTGTAAACAAGCAGTATCAGCAGCAGATTGGTGGCTTAAAGATTCCCCTGACTTCTGAGGTGGTTTCTTCTGGTTTTAAAGCACCTCTGGATTGTGAGACTTTCAGTGATAAGCATAGTGTGCTACAGAACAAGACTAATTTAAAGATTGAGCAGAATGAAGACAAGCTGGAGAGTGAGATGACAAGAAGCATAAGTGAGGAGGAGTGTAAAATGAAGAGGGAAGCTGACCCACAACCTCCTTGGTGTGGTGAAGCTCAGAGTACAAAGCACAGCACTGAAGGAAGCATTCAAAGCATGAAAGACGACGAATATTTATTGAGTGAAAAGTAGATCAACTACTGCATTTCACCAACAAATACATTATGTAAGAATGAGGTTTTATATTTAGCCTAACAATGTCAATAAATGTATTGAATATGCTttgtgttatacagtacctactcTGTGTAtggtaacaagtaataggtttattccatgctgaaaagagaagaaagaaaacacaacgttgagggtcacacctgaagactcACCTCACAccttaagaaggctccacggccgaaacgttgtgttttctttcttctcttttcagcatggaataaaccttttataaaaaaacacataataaacaagtaaaacaattacttgttccttttcagcctttgcatgctgacacagctacccacctgaactactactctATGTATGTTTGAAATATAAAGATTATAGTGTTGAATTAACACTGATAAATTCAGCTAACAATTCACAAAGCTCtgaactatactgtatgtgtatctaaaaataaattcaaaatattgcTAGATTATTTAGAAAGTGATAATCTAATTTCTTTACCTTTATCTAAAAGACACAAACCTGTGATTTTAAACCTGTTATTCGAGATCTGCCTAAATAATTAGGATACAAGAAAGGGTAATTTACTACttgaaaagacacattttctACCTTCTACCTTCTACCTGTGATAAAAATCAAGCATCTGCATGGCACTCTTATTATTTAGCCAGTTTTGAATGTTCCATCTTGATGCTGTTTTGTGGGCAGATGAGTTGAAACTGGTATCCTGGATGCGCTGTGTGCGAAATAAGGAATTGAAATTCCTTGTCCTTGCCGTTTTTATTGCTAAAACCTGCTCCAGTACCTAAGACAAATATAATGTTGTTACACCCTCATAAAATCCATACATTTCATATAAATTCACAGAACCTTGTTCATGCCTTACAACACCGTTTTTAACATACACATGGTTTTCTGCACCACATTTTAGATTGCTGTTTGACTACTTCAGCAGTGTTACCGTCTTCTAGCCTGACTTCAGAGGCTGGCCAGTGCCGGGGCTGGGAGACCTTTAGAAGGAGCTTGGTTGTGGCTGTGCTGTTGGTGGACTAGCAGGTGGCACTGCTCTCCCTGGTCCAGAACTTGAAAGCAGCAATTCTAGGAAGAGTTacaaaaaatcaaatgtttctAAATACTATAAAACTCCTTTTAAGTTGTGTGCCAGTTCCATGCAGGCTCATGTCCTCCACTAACAATTTCATCCCGCTACACCTGGGGCATGAACCTAGGTCTCCAGTGTAccacaacagggaaccagccgagtgAGCTAGAGGacacctcccccagcccaggcagctgagatCCCcgctacgcgcagggagggcgatgatgtCACCGTGTCCGAACTAGCTCTGCTACATGAGCACCTTGATAATTCATAGCTGGGATAAATGTGCTCTGACATCCTGTTGGGTTAATTGTggcctgttgtgagtgtgtgtgtttgtgtccgtgACTGTGCCCTGCGAAGGACTTGCATatcatccagggtgtgtcctgccttgtgccagttgcttgctgggacaggctccagctcttctgtgaccctgtatttgaagaagtggttagaaaatggatggatggcaaATGTAAGAATAGTCTTGCTGTTTGTATTCTTTTCCCTTATGGCAACACAACACTGTCATGTTTGACCCTCCAGTTCTTACACAAAATGCCCTCAGTTGTGTACAGCACAGTCTATGGTCTGATTGAATACTGTACCTTAGTACTGTAGCTACTGAACTCAAAAgcagaaatgttattttctgaaTCCATCCTACAGAAAGAAGGAGATTTTCCCAGAGACTCCAACTTGTACAGTACACACTGATCAcaaaactttcatttttatgtttgtcTTTTCTCTAGTCTTCTGTGTCCTTAACTTGGTTTCAAGGTTTTTGTGCATCCTTTCTCCACACATACCTATGATGTGTCTCAGTGTCGGTAGCAGAAGTTCTGATCTCAGCTCTCCTGTTCGCAGAGTGGCATCTGCAGAAACATCATGCCAGTTCTGGAGGAAGTGAAGGCCCTTCCCTGAAATATGTGCTCCAGCACACTGCAGCACCAGCAGTCACAGTCACGCTTGAAAAGAGAGTTCAGCATCTTTCCAAAATCACATTACATCATATCATGGCACATTACTGCTTTCTGTACACATAATGCCTGTTTCTAGTCCACTTTCCATCTATAATCAGGCACTAATCACCTTAGTACTACTGTTGGAGCGTGCCTTGTCAGAGTAGAGGAAAACCTGATTTCTCCATTTAGTGTGATGGTTATGGTAAATCAGTTTTTCTTGGATTATGTTTGCTGGAATAATTAAAAGTCCGCTCAAACTATTTTGATTGTTTATCTTAGCtcatgaatttaaaatgaaattccaaggtacagtacatggtatGAGCTTCTTTCTACTCTAGAATCCAATCACAGATAAGGAAGCTActgtgtggtacagtatgtcagcttGAGGACACTGAGAAAATAAGATGAATTCCAGTTGTAAATACTGGAATCTGCAGATTTTTCATTTATCGGAAAAACCAAATCATCTGTTAATTAATACAAAGTGTCAAGATGCGCGTACAGTACCTTTCATTACaaaggacactgaaaataatttctttCTTTGACCTTATTTTATGCAGTGTGCAGGAGAGGGCGCTATGGTCACAGCAATATGACGGTTGGAGCGCAATGCAGAAACCCACGTTAGATTTGCGTCATATGATTCTGT
This genomic window from Lepisosteus oculatus isolate fLepOcu1 chromosome 2, fLepOcu1.hap2, whole genome shotgun sequence contains:
- the LOC102683161 gene encoding gap junction Cx32.2 protein-like, whose protein sequence is MGDWTFLGRLLDKVQSHSTVVGKIWLTVLFVFRILVLGAGAEKVWGDEQSDFLCNTQQPGCENVCYDKAFPISHIRFWVLQIIFVSTPTLVYLGHVLHVIHKEEKLRQRKLKEEQDGNLLMKKISKIPKYTDADGKVRIQGNLLCSYLINVIFKILFEVGFIVGQYYLYGFVLDPVFVCNRSPCPFKVECYMSRPTEKTIFILFMLVVACISLLLNVIEIFYLCGRKISYAVNKQYQQQIGGLKIPLTSEVVSSGFKAPLDCETFSDKHSVLQNKTNLKIEQNEDKLESEMTRSISEEECKMKREADPQPPWCGEAQSTKHSTEGSIQSMKDDEYLLSEK